A genomic segment from Glycine soja cultivar W05 chromosome 20, ASM419377v2, whole genome shotgun sequence encodes:
- the LOC114401235 gene encoding BOI-related E3 ubiquitin-protein ligase 1-like, producing the protein MAVEAPPHNMNLFPSQLLTAREMMKPNLGFYTAQQTEAAAAAATPLLQSTALPFLHQSDSGLTCHVTTTAPTRKRSRDSITTVPNALLPLPQKNKLSSSSSSSPPPSILDQELLFHFQNQQSEIDRFIVQHTEKVRMEMAEQRVRQSRMLITAIQEAVAKKLKEKDEEIQRVGKLNWVLQERVKSICVENQIWKELAQTNEATANNLRNNLEQVLAHVSEDHHNHNHHAVEAAESSCASNNNNNHPHREEEEVCGGYERNDGVLGKRMCNQCGVRESIVLLLPCRHLCLCTMCGSTVHNCPLCQSGINASVHVNYS; encoded by the exons ATGgcagttgaggctcctccgcaCAACATGAATCTCTTCCCCTCGCAGTTACTAACCGCCAG AGAAATGATGAAACCGAATCTTGGCTTCTACACCGCACAGCAAACGgaagctgctgctgctgctgctacgCCTCTTCTTCAGTCAACGGCGTTACCTTTTCTCCACCAATCCGATAGTGGCCTCACCTGCCACGTCACCACCACCGCTCCGACGAGAAAACGCTCCAGAGACTCCATCACCACTGTACCAAACGCGCTTCTACCACTTCCGCAGAAGAACAaactatcatcatcatcatcatcatcaccaccacCGTCCATTCTCGATCAAGAGCTTCTCTTCCATTTCCAGAACCAGCAATCCGAGATCGACCGCTTCATCGTACAACAC aCGGAGAAAGTGAGAATGGAGATGGCGGAGCAGCGAGTGAGGCAATCGAGAATGTTGATAACGGCGATTCAAGAAGCCGTGGCGAAGAAACTGAAGGAGAAAGACGAAGAGATTCAGCGCGTGGGGAAGCTGAATTGGGTTCTGCAAGAACGAGTGAAGAGCATCTGCGTGGAGAATCAGATTTGGAAAGAACTAGCGCAAACAAACGAAGCCACCGCGAATAATCTTCGGAACAATCTAGAACAAGTTCTGGCGCACGTTAGCGAAGATCACCATAACCACAACCACCACGCCGTCGAAGCGGCGGAATCGAGTTGCgcgagcaacaacaacaacaaccacccCCACCGCGAGGAGGAGGAGGTTTGCGGCGGATACGAGCGAAACGACGGCGTTTTGGGGAAGAGGATGTGCAATCAGTGTGGGGTAAGAGAATCGATAGTGCTGTTGTTGCCATGTAGGCATCTGTGTTTGTGCACAATGTGTGGGTCCACCGTACACAATTGCCCTCTTTGTCAATCTGGCATTAATGCCAGTGTTCATGTTAATTACTCTTAG